In Robbsia sp. KACC 23696, a single window of DNA contains:
- a CDS encoding EAL domain-containing protein, giving the protein MRPDNTPSPDRVAERLLASAARWRLTDTHVLLPIFCLILLAVGWLSVYRLLRVEEIAANRAAMQNARELADTYEAQLQRNLVYIDQTLRMLAFNFKQSPQTRLREYEVRGMLPPPPVFVLAVTDAQGIVRDCNGGHSLDGSSVADRAFFRDAAASADQHRPAAEPDTLVGAPAARHRHRLTQARPAKHLYAHEHEHAHGKEKAHARARKREIPREQKHAPTVADRRARAHRPLHAQAASPRPHRHPLRRDGLHAKKVATTAGFINVADHDVPAEPEAVEYDDADGATLMSESIHDPLAPKGLVTFSRALYDAAGRFVGVVLLTVDGRYFTSGYDRNRMGDAGMLLLAGTDAKVRAAQIGDRTAWNDTLIDADATPLVAHPSYAVTRVRWGDGTVRLTSARALHDFPLTAVVGLSFDEEMANYRASRRTYLLSAWVATGVLLLLTALLSRMSWQLVRSRHNARQIQRTYFAASEASLDGFVVLRTLHRWHKGGVSFIVTAASRRATQLLGESQIALVGRRIDDASANLFGPDGFPALISVATTSKTEASEWLHERPDGTRIWLHRQVVRVEDGLVSIIRDISPQKLTDVRRVEQNRLLEMIATGTPLDRILAHLLETLDAQIAHARCAILLCAPDGTALRIGAVGDMPSVYRELADGAPIGPDAGPGGRAIHYRRPVHLSRTTDPEFGVMLARCGLHGFADCWAFPVLAHSDMPGNQALTDVERTGYDVELAHAGMARPLAALLVFVRDPRSASEAELEAIAAATRLTAIAVERFEVEKRIRHMAKHDALTGLPNRILLSERLGEVLARARTQGGQVAVVFIDLDNFKLINDSLGHHAGDILLKTVAHRMMAAIEPADMVVRLGGDEFVLVLCAPEHHADGLASTIAYIRTVIAEPVCLLDEDYRISASIGSARFPEDGDDTQTLLMNADAAMYRAKESGRNTWRAYTSEMNARAREKLRLKEALRHALDGGEFQLVFQPQVDLAASRIFGMEALLRWHHPRHGVIMPSTFISFAEENGLIVPIGAWVLEAACRQNKAWQDAGYDPVIMSVNVSARQFADDSLVDAVADALRRSGLDAAYLELEITESVIMLDVPRAVARMRILEKMGVRLSIDDFGTGYSSLSALKSFPIARLKLDQSFVRGVTENKNDQTIARAVVALCRQLNLEVIAEGVETRAQLTFLIDNGCSAIQGFWFSKPLSATEAGAMLSRPFRLPTYANDAPSHGAKIAPSQ; this is encoded by the coding sequence ATGAGGCCCGACAACACGCCGTCCCCGGATCGTGTCGCGGAACGCCTTTTGGCCTCCGCCGCACGCTGGCGTCTGACCGACACACACGTCCTGCTGCCGATCTTCTGCCTGATCTTGCTCGCCGTCGGCTGGTTGTCGGTATATCGGCTCCTGCGCGTCGAGGAAATTGCCGCCAACCGCGCCGCGATGCAAAACGCACGCGAATTAGCCGATACGTACGAGGCGCAGTTACAGCGCAACCTGGTCTATATCGATCAGACGCTGCGCATGCTTGCCTTCAATTTCAAGCAATCTCCGCAGACGCGGCTGCGCGAATACGAGGTGCGAGGGATGCTGCCCCCACCGCCCGTCTTCGTCCTGGCAGTCACCGACGCGCAGGGCATCGTGCGCGACTGTAACGGCGGACACAGCCTGGACGGCAGCAGCGTTGCGGATCGAGCATTTTTTCGAGATGCAGCGGCCAGCGCCGACCAGCATCGGCCTGCCGCCGAACCGGACACATTGGTCGGCGCTCCCGCCGCCCGACATCGGCATCGCCTGACGCAGGCACGCCCGGCCAAGCACCTCTACGCGCATGAGCACGAGCACGCACACGGGAAAGAAAAAGCCCACGCACGCGCGCGCAAACGCGAGATTCCACGAGAGCAAAAACACGCCCCCACCGTCGCCGACAGGCGCGCACGCGCCCACAGGCCGCTCCATGCGCAGGCGGCATCGCCACGTCCCCATCGGCATCCTTTGCGACGTGACGGGCTGCATGCCAAGAAAGTAGCGACTACCGCCGGATTCATAAACGTCGCCGATCACGATGTGCCCGCCGAACCCGAGGCCGTCGAATACGACGATGCGGATGGCGCCACACTGATGAGCGAAAGCATCCACGATCCGCTTGCACCAAAGGGCCTAGTCACGTTCAGTCGGGCGTTGTACGATGCGGCCGGTCGATTCGTCGGCGTGGTGCTCCTCACGGTGGATGGGCGCTATTTCACGAGCGGATATGACCGGAACCGCATGGGCGATGCCGGCATGCTATTGCTCGCTGGTACCGATGCGAAGGTTCGAGCCGCGCAGATCGGCGATCGGACTGCGTGGAACGACACATTGATCGACGCCGATGCCACGCCCTTGGTCGCCCATCCGTCCTATGCGGTGACGCGGGTTCGCTGGGGCGACGGCACGGTGCGCCTGACCAGCGCGCGCGCCTTGCACGATTTCCCGCTGACGGCCGTCGTCGGCCTCTCGTTCGACGAGGAGATGGCGAACTACCGCGCCAGCCGCCGGACCTATCTGCTATCGGCATGGGTCGCGACAGGCGTCCTGCTGCTGTTGACCGCGTTGCTGAGCCGCATGAGCTGGCAACTCGTGCGCAGCCGCCATAATGCACGACAAATCCAGCGGACCTACTTCGCCGCATCGGAAGCAAGCCTCGACGGCTTTGTCGTGCTGCGCACGCTGCATCGCTGGCACAAAGGGGGCGTCTCCTTTATCGTCACCGCCGCGAGCCGACGTGCCACCCAACTACTGGGCGAGTCGCAGATCGCGCTGGTCGGCCGGCGTATCGATGACGCATCGGCAAATCTCTTCGGTCCCGACGGCTTTCCCGCGCTGATCTCCGTCGCCACGACGAGCAAGACCGAGGCGAGCGAATGGCTGCACGAGCGCCCCGACGGCACGCGAATTTGGCTGCATCGGCAAGTGGTCCGCGTCGAAGACGGTCTGGTGTCGATCATTCGCGATATCAGCCCGCAAAAGTTGACCGACGTGCGGCGCGTCGAGCAGAACCGTCTGCTCGAAATGATCGCGACAGGCACGCCGCTCGACCGTATTCTCGCGCATCTGCTCGAAACGCTGGATGCACAGATTGCCCATGCGCGATGCGCCATCCTGCTTTGCGCGCCGGACGGCACGGCATTGCGCATCGGCGCGGTCGGCGACATGCCGAGCGTCTATCGCGAGTTGGCCGACGGCGCACCGATCGGCCCCGATGCGGGCCCCGGTGGTCGCGCGATTCACTATCGTCGGCCGGTGCATCTATCGCGCACGACCGATCCGGAATTCGGCGTCATGCTGGCGCGCTGCGGCCTGCATGGCTTCGCCGACTGCTGGGCCTTTCCGGTGCTGGCACATAGCGATATGCCAGGCAATCAGGCACTGACCGACGTGGAGCGCACCGGCTATGACGTCGAGCTAGCCCACGCCGGCATGGCCCGCCCCTTGGCGGCGCTCCTCGTCTTCGTGCGCGATCCACGTTCGGCATCGGAAGCGGAATTGGAGGCAATCGCCGCGGCGACGCGACTGACAGCCATCGCGGTCGAGCGCTTCGAAGTGGAGAAGCGGATTCGCCATATGGCAAAGCACGATGCCTTGACCGGCCTGCCGAACCGCATCCTGCTGTCCGAACGTCTCGGAGAGGTGTTGGCGCGCGCACGCACGCAAGGCGGCCAGGTCGCCGTCGTCTTTATCGATTTGGATAATTTCAAGCTGATCAACGACAGCCTGGGTCACCACGCCGGTGACATTCTGTTGAAAACGGTAGCGCACCGAATGATGGCGGCGATCGAGCCTGCCGACATGGTTGTGCGTCTCGGCGGCGACGAATTCGTGCTGGTGCTCTGCGCGCCGGAGCACCACGCCGATGGTCTTGCCAGCACCATCGCCTATATCCGGACCGTCATCGCCGAGCCCGTCTGCCTGCTCGACGAAGACTATCGGATCAGCGCCAGCATCGGCTCGGCACGCTTCCCCGAAGACGGCGACGATACGCAGACGCTGCTGATGAATGCCGATGCGGCGATGTATCGGGCGAAGGAAAGCGGACGAAATACCTGGCGCGCCTATACATCGGAGATGAACGCGCGGGCGCGCGAGAAACTGCGCTTGAAAGAAGCGCTGCGACATGCGCTGGATGGGGGCGAGTTTCAGCTCGTCTTCCAACCGCAGGTCGATCTCGCCGCCTCGCGTATTTTCGGGATGGAAGCGTTGCTGCGCTGGCATCATCCCCGACACGGGGTGATCATGCCCTCCACGTTTATTTCCTTTGCCGAAGAGAACGGACTGATCGTGCCGATTGGTGCCTGGGTCCTGGAAGCGGCCTGTCGCCAAAACAAAGCGTGGCAGGATGCCGGCTACGATCCGGTCATCATGTCCGTCAACGTGTCTGCGCGGCAATTCGCCGACGACAGCCTGGTCGATGCCGTAGCCGACGCGCTGCGTCGCAGCGGGCTGGATGCTGCCTATCTGGAACTCGAAATCACCGAGAGCGTCATCATGCTGGACGTGCCGCGCGCGGTCGCGCGGATGCGCATTCTCGAAAAAATGGGCGTGCGCCTGTCGATCGATGATTTTGGTACCGGGTATTCGAGCCTCAGCGCACTGAAGTCCTTCCCGATTGCGCGTCTAAAGCTGGATCAGTCCTTCGTGCGCGGCGTTACCGAAAACAAGAACGATCAGACGATCGCCCGCGCCGTGGTAGCGCTATGCCGGCAGTTGAATCTGGAAGTGATTGCGGAAGGCGTGGAAACGCGTGCGCAACTGACATTTTTGATAGACAACGGCTGCTCGGCGATCCAGGGTTTCTGGTTCAGCAAGCCGCTGAGTGCGACGGAGGCCGGCGCGATGTTGTCGCGGCCATTTCGTCTTCCGACGTATGCAAACGATGCACCCAGTCACGGTGCCAAGATCGCCCCCTCGCAATAA